From the Ruania alkalisoli genome, one window contains:
- a CDS encoding sulfatase family protein codes for MSRPNVVFIMSDDHAAHAISAYGSRINQTPHLDRLAQDGMRFDAAFCTNSICTPSRAAVLTGQHSHVNGVRSQGDQLDGRRQTFPQLLQGSDYQTALFGKWHLGHGGNADPTGFDTWSILPGQGDYVDPVLIENGAERQHTGYVTDLLTDLSLAWLDQRDQDRPFLLCLHHKAPHRWWVPADRHADLYSDDREEPETLDDDYSTRASAARRARMRIDRDLTVKDVKAEPPADLDGEDRRRWFYQRYIKDYLRCVAAVDDSVGRVLDYLDAHDLTEDTIVVYTSDQGFFLGDHGWYDKRFMYDESLRIPLLMRYPARIAAGSTSDALVQNIDFAPTFAELAGIQPSEPMNGASLTPIFDQAEPADWRAAAYYRYWEHDSIPHRVAAHCGIRTRTHKLVHYYGRGLGVPRASDTPTEPEWELFDLVADPHELHNLYGRPGHEELTAELTRTLSEVRAEIGDDSLTRPIPGAAADTSVLGAQ; via the coding sequence ATGTCCAGGCCCAATGTCGTGTTCATCATGAGCGACGATCACGCGGCACACGCGATCTCTGCCTACGGCAGTCGCATCAACCAGACCCCGCACCTGGATCGGCTCGCCCAGGACGGGATGCGCTTCGATGCCGCGTTCTGCACGAACTCGATCTGCACCCCGAGCCGTGCAGCCGTCCTGACCGGCCAGCACAGCCACGTCAACGGCGTGCGAAGCCAAGGGGACCAGTTGGACGGGCGGCGTCAGACCTTCCCGCAACTGTTGCAGGGGTCCGACTATCAGACGGCACTGTTCGGCAAGTGGCACCTGGGGCACGGAGGGAACGCCGATCCGACCGGGTTCGACACGTGGAGCATCCTCCCCGGCCAAGGGGACTACGTCGACCCGGTACTGATCGAGAACGGCGCCGAACGCCAGCACACCGGCTACGTCACCGACCTGCTCACCGACCTGAGCCTGGCGTGGCTCGACCAGCGAGATCAGGATCGACCGTTCCTGCTCTGCCTGCACCACAAGGCACCACACCGCTGGTGGGTGCCCGCTGATCGGCACGCGGACCTGTACTCCGACGACCGAGAAGAACCGGAGACGCTGGACGACGATTACAGCACCCGCGCCAGCGCCGCTCGCCGGGCACGGATGCGCATCGATCGGGACCTGACGGTCAAGGATGTGAAGGCCGAACCACCTGCCGACCTCGACGGTGAGGACCGCCGTCGGTGGTTCTACCAGCGGTACATCAAGGACTACCTGCGGTGCGTGGCAGCGGTGGACGACAGCGTGGGACGGGTGCTCGACTACCTCGACGCCCACGACCTGACTGAGGACACGATCGTCGTCTACACCTCCGATCAGGGCTTCTTCCTGGGCGATCACGGCTGGTACGACAAGCGATTCATGTACGACGAGTCGCTGCGGATCCCGCTGCTGATGCGCTATCCGGCCCGTATCGCCGCGGGCAGCACGAGCGACGCGCTCGTGCAGAACATCGACTTCGCGCCGACGTTCGCCGAGCTCGCCGGCATCCAACCCAGCGAACCGATGAACGGCGCGAGCCTGACCCCGATCTTCGACCAGGCTGAGCCTGCCGACTGGCGCGCAGCCGCGTACTACCGCTACTGGGAGCACGACTCCATCCCGCATCGTGTCGCCGCCCACTGCGGTATCCGTACCCGGACCCACAAGCTCGTCCATTACTACGGCCGGGGGCTCGGGGTCCCGCGAGCGTCGGACACCCCCACCGAACCCGAGTGGGAGCTCTTCGACCTGGTCGCCGATCCGCACGAGCTACACAACCTCTACGGCCGACCTGGCCACGAGGAACTCACCGCGGAGCTCACGCGCACCCTGAGCGAGGTCCGTGCGGAGATCGGCGACGACAGCCTGACCCGCCCGATCCCCGGTGCCGCCGCCGACACCTCGGTTCTGGGGGCCCAGTGA